CACGATGCCGCCCGCAGCACCGCCTGCAACTCCACCAGCCACACCGCCAGCACAAAACTAATCCTAAAAAAGGCCCGCTTTCGCGGGCCTTTTGCATACCGAGCTTAAACAACAATTACATATGGATCGGCTTGGCGAAGGTCGCCAGTGCCGATTCACGAACAGCTTCCGACATGGTTGGATGCGCATGGCAGGTACGTGCGAGATCTTCAGACGAACCACCAAACTCCATCAGAACAGCCAGTTCGTGGATCATTTCACCAGCATTATAACCAAGGATATGAGCACCCAATACGCGATCAGTTGCCTTGTCGGCGAGGATCTTCACGAAACCATCCGTGTGCAGCATGGCGCGTGCGCGACCGTTTGCCGTGAACGGGAACTTGCCGATCTTGTATTCGATGCCTGCGGCTTTCAGCTCTTCTTCGGTCTTGCCGACAGACGCTACTTCTGGCTGCGTGTAAACAACGCTTGGAATAACGTCAAAGTTTACGTGTCCAGCCTGACCGGCAATGATTTCAGCAACCGCGATGCCTTCGTCCTCGGCCTTGTGCGCAAGCATCGGGCCCTGCACAACGTCGCCGATGGCATAGATGCCTTCGACATTGGTGCGCCAGTGACCGTCGATTGCAATGCGACCGCGATCGTCGACATTCACGCCTGCTTCCGCAAGGCCAAGACCATCCGTGTAAGGACGGCGACCCGTGGAAATCAGAACGGCATCAGCGTCAATGGTTTCGGCATCGCCACCCTTGACTGGTTCAAAGGTCACTTTCGCACCCTTACCGGCCTTTTCAACGCCAGTAACCTTTGCGTTCAGCTTGAAAACAATACCCTGCTTTTCGAGAAGACGCTGGAACTGCTTGGATACTTCGCCATCCATCGCGCCAAGCACCTTGTCGAGATATTCGACAACGGTCACTTTCGCTCCCAGACGTGCCCAGACCGAACCAAGTTCGAGACCAATTACGCCG
This sequence is a window from Ochrobactrum quorumnocens. Protein-coding genes within it:
- the lpdA gene encoding dihydrolipoyl dehydrogenase, coding for MSYDVVVIGTGPGGYVAAIKAAQLGLSVAVVEKRKTFGGTCLNVGCIPSKALLHASEVFAEAGHSFDTLGVEIGKPKLNLEKMLAHKDATVKSNVTGVEFLFKKNKITPFIGTGKIVAKGKVSVTAEDGTVQEIEAKNIIIATGSDVAGIPGVKVDIDEKIIVSSTGAIAFDKVPGHLVVVGGGVIGLELGSVWARLGAKVTVVEYLDKVLGAMDGEVSKQFQRLLEKQGIVFKLNAKVTGVEKAGKGAKVTFEPVKGGDAETIDADAVLISTGRRPYTDGLGLAEAGVNVDDRGRIAIDGHWRTNVEGIYAIGDVVQGPMLAHKAEDEGIAVAEIIAGQAGHVNFDVIPSVVYTQPEVASVGKTEEELKAAGIEYKIGKFPFTANGRARAMLHTDGFVKILADKATDRVLGAHILGYNAGEMIHELAVLMEFGGSSEDLARTCHAHPTMSEAVRESALATFAKPIHM